The nucleotide sequence TTCAAGCCCTGGCCAAGGGTGTCGATGTACTGGTTGCCTGCCCCGGCCGATTGCTTGACCTGGCCAACCAGAAAGCCATCGATCTTTCCCATGTGGAAATTCTGGTTCTCGATGAAGCTGACCGCATGCTCGACATGGGCTTCATCCATGATGTGAAGAAGGTCCTGGCCAAGCTGCCGACCAAGCGCCAGAACCTGCTGTTCTCGGCCACCTTCTCGAAAGACATCACTGATCTTGCCAGCAAGCTGCTGCATGAGCCTGAAACCATTCAGGTGACGCCGCCGAATACCACGGTCGAGCGCATCGAGCAGCGTGTGTTCCGTCTGCCGGCTTCGCACAAACGCGCACTGCTGGCTCACCTGATCACCCAGGGTGCCTGGGAGCAGGTGCTGGTATTCACTCGCACCAAGCATGGCGCCAACCGTCTCGCCGAGTATCTCGACAAGCATGGCCTGCCGGCTGTCGCAATTCATGGCAACAAGAGCCAGAACGCTCGTACCAAGGCACTGGCCGACTTCAAGGCCAACAAGGTGCGCGTGCTCGTGGCCACCGACATTGCTGCCCGCGGCCTGGATATCGATCAGCTGCCCCACGTGGTCAACTTCGAGCTGCCCAACGTCGAGGAAGATTACGTGCACCGCATTGGCCGTACCGGCCGTGCCGGGCGCAGTGGCGAGGCCATTTCCCTGGTCGCCCCCGATGAGGAAAAACTGCTCAAGGCCATCGAGCGGATGACCAAGCAGAAAATCACCGACGGGGATCAAATGGGCTTCGACGCCAGCACCATAGAGGCGGAGAAACCCGAGGTCCGCGAACCGCGCCAGCCACGCCCGCCGCGCAACGCCGAACGCAAGCCACGGGCTGCCAAGGCCGCGGAAGGCAATGGCGAGCAAAAGGAGCGTGAGCGCAACCGCCGTAGCCGCAAGCCGAAAGCATCAGCCCAGGCCTCGACTGCAGCGAACGCCGCAGCGCCGATCAGCCGCCCGCCACGCCTGCCCAGTGATCGCGACCCGGAAGTCTTTCTCGACGACGAGATAGACAACTTCGGCAACCGCGTCGATTACGTCAGCCCCTATCAGGGCAAGCAGGGTCGTGGTCGTCGTCCTGGCGCTCCCGCACAGCCCGGCAGTGCTCAGCCGCGAGCAGCCGGTTCGCGCGGCGCCTCGTCAGGCGGCGCCAATTCAGGCAAAGGCAAACGTCAGGGCCAGGCTCAGTCCAATCGCGGCGGCCAGCCCCGCCGCAAGAACGAAGGCCGCAGGATCGACAGCGATGCTGGCCCGCGCCAGGAAGTGGCAGCCAAGAAGGAAAGGCAACCGGTGATCATCCACAAGGAATCAAAGATCGACCGACTGCCGAGCATCGAGCAACTCGATCAGCTACCTACACGTCCGCGCGGTGAAAAACCGGCCCTGCTGACTCGCAACCGCTAATAGCCTGCAGTTCAAGCCAGCAACAAAAACGCCGCCCTCGGGCGGCGTTCTTATTTCCGGAACAATTGCTGCGGAATCAGCCCTCGCCGTCTACAGCCGGCTCGGCTTGAACATCCCAGCCACCACCCAGCGCCTTGAACAGCTCCACTTCACTGACCAGCTGCGCCAGACGATCACCGATAAACTGCTGGCGCACGTTGAACAGCTGACGCTGGGCATCCAGCAGAGTCAGGTAGCTGTCCACGCCGGTGCGATAGCGCTGATCGGCCAGGCGCAGATAGTCCTCGCTGGTTTCCAGCAAATCACGCTGCGCCTGAACTTGGCGGGCATAGGTCTGCTGTGCCGCCAGACCGTCTGCCACCTCGCGGAACGCCGTCTGGATCGCCGACTCGTACTGCGCCACCTGAATGTTGCGGCTGATCTCGGCGTAATCCCGATTTGCCCGCAACTGGCCGGCATTGAAGATCGGCACGCTGATGCTGGGAGAGAAGGTCCAATAGTCAGAGCCGCTGTCGAATAGACCGGACAGCTGACTGCTGGCACTGCCCACCGCCCCTGTCAGGCTGATGCGCGGGAAAAATGCCGCCCGCGCCGCGCCGATGTTGGCGTTGGCTGCACGCAGCTGGTACTCCGCACGGATGATGTCGGGGCGCCGATAAAGCAGATCGGAAGGCAGACCCACCGGTAGCTCCGCCAGCTGATCGCGCTCCAGCTCGCCATCCGGCAGAAGATCGGACGAAACGCTCTGCCCCAACAGGCGGCTCAGCGCGTTGCGGTCCTGAGCGACCAGACGCGTGTACTGCTCGATGCGCACGCGCGCGCTATCCACCGAGCTGCGTGCCTGGCTCAGCTCCAGGGCGGAGGCCACACCCACATCGAAACTGCGCTGGGTCAGAGCCAGGCTTTCCTCAAAGGTCTTCAGCGTATCGCGACTGACCTCCAGCAGCGCCTGGTCTGCCTGCAGGGTGAGCCAGGCATTAGCGACACTGGCGATCAGGCTGATGCGGGCGCTCTGCTGCGCCGCCTCGGTGGCGAAGAACTCTTGCAGCGCCTGCTCGCGCAGGCTGCTCAGCCGACCAAACAGATCCAGCTCCCAGGCCACGCCGAGCGTCGCGCTGTACTGGCTGGAAATATTGCTCTGGCCGGTTTGGTTGAGATCACCCGGAGTACGGCTGCGAGTGCCGCCAGCATCGGCGCTTACCAGTGGCAGCAGGTCGGCACGCTGGATACGGTACAGCGCGCGATAGGCTTCGACATTGAGTGCCGCGACGCGCAGGTCACGGTTATTCTCCAGTGCGATACCAATCAGCTGGCGCAACTGTGGGTCGCGGAAGAACTGCTGCCAGGCCAGTTCCTGCGCCTGGCTCGCACCGCTCTGCTGCGCGTAGGCCTCACCTTCAGGCCAGTTGGCCGCCACGGGGCTCTCCGGACGCTGATAGTCCGGGATCAGCGAGCAGCCTCCAAGCGCTGCCGCCAGCGCAATGGTCAATAGCGACTTGTTCATTGGGCATCTCCTTTCTGCTCGTCAGGAGCGGCCTTCTTGCGTTCCATCGACGACACCAACAGGTAGAACAGCGGCACCCAGAAGATCACCAGTACGGTGGCTGTAATCATCCCGCCGATCACCCCGGTACCGATGGCATGCGAGCTGCCGGCACCCGCGCCGCTGGCCAGAGCCAGGGGCACTACGCCCAGGGTGAAGGCCAGCGAGGTCATGATGATCGGACGCAGACGCAGACGGCAGGCATGCACGGCTGCATCGAAGCGGCTCATGCCCTGCTCGTGCAGGTCCTTGGCGAACTCGACGATCAGGATGGCGTTCTTCGCGGTCAGGCCAATGGTGGTCAACAAGCCGACCTGGAAGAAGACGTCATTGGACAGGCCGCGCCCCATGGTCGCCAGCAAGGCACCGATCACCCCAAGAGGCACCACCAGCATCACCGCGAAGGGAATCGACCAGCTCTCGTACAGTGCCGCCAGGCAGAGGAACACCACCAGCAGCGACAATGCATAGAGGGCCGGTGCCTGGTCGCCGGAGAGGCGCTCCTCGAAGGACAGGCCGGTCCAGGAAATGCCGACGCCCTCGGGCAGCTGCTGCGCCAGCTCTTCCACTACTGCCATGGCATCACCCGAGCTGTAGCCCGGCGCCGCCTGGCCCAGGATTTCCATCGCCGACACGCCGTTGTAGCGCGACAGCTTCGGCGGGCCGTAGATCCACTCGCCTGATGCGAAGGCACTGAACGGCACCATGTCGCCCTGGTTGTTGCGCACGAACCACTTGTTGAGGTCCTCGGGATTCATCCGCGAGTGGGCTTCGCCCTGCAGATACACGCGCTTGACGCGACCGCGATCAATGAAGTCGTTGACGTAGCTGGAACCCCAGCCGATCGACAGCGTCTGGTTGATTTCGCTAAGCGAAACGCCCAGCACCCGAGCCTTCTCGTCATCGATCAGCAACCGGTACTGCGGCTCGTCGTTCAGGCCATTCGGACGCACGCCGGCAAGCATCGGGTGCTGCGATGCGAGGCCGAGGAACTGATTGCGTGCCGCCATCAGAGCATCATGACCAACACCGGCACGGTCCTGCAGGAAGAAGTTGAAGCCGGTGGCATTGCCCAGCTCCATGACCGCAGGCGGAGCGAAGGCGAACACCATGGCATCGCGGAAGGTGCTGAAACGCTCCTGCGCGCGCTGCGCCAGCGAGGCCACATCCTGGCCTTCGCCGGTACGCTGATCCCAGGGCTTGAGGCCGATAAAGGCCATCGCCGAGTTCTGCCCGCGACCCGCGAAGTTGAAGCCGGTAATGGTGAACACCGAGTTCACCACATCGCCCTCTTCCTTCAGCAGGTACTCACGAACGCCGTCGATAGTTTTCTGAGTACGCTCGGCGGTCGAACCGGCCGGCGTCTGCACCTGGGCAAACAGCACACCCTGGTCTTCCTCGGGCAGGAAGGAGGTCGGCAGTTTGGTGAACAGCAGACCCATGATGGCAACGATGGCCACGTACAGGAGCAGAAACGGGGCCTTGCGTTTCAGGACACGGCGTACGCCGTTTTCATAGCGGCCGACACTGCGATCAAAGCTGCGGTTGAACCAGCCGAAGAAGCCGCGCTTGGCGTGATGCTGACCCTTGGCAATCGGCTTGAGCATGGTGGCACACAGGGCCGGCGTAAAGATCAGCGCCACCAGCACGGAAAGCCCCATCGCCGAGGCAATGGTGATCGCAAACTGTCGGTAGATAACCCCCGTGGAGCCACCGAAGAAGGCCATCGGCACGAATACCGCGGACAGCACCAGTCCGATACCGACCAGCGCGCCCTGGATCTGCCCCATGGATTTGCGCGTCGCCTCGGCCGGTGACAGCCCTTCCTCGGCCATCACCCGTTCGACGTTCTCCACCACGACGATGGCGTCGTCCACCAGCAGGCCGATGGCCAATACCATGGCGAACATCGTCAGGGTGTTGATGCTGAAGCCGAACGCCGCCAGTACCCCGAAGGTCCCCAGCAATACCACCGGCACCGCCAACGTCGGGATCAAGGTGGCGCGGAAGTTCTGCAGGAACAGGTACATCACCAGGAACACCAGCACGATGGCCTCGAACAGGGTGTGCACCACGTTGGTGATCGATGCCGACACCACCGGAGAGGTGTCATATGGATAGACCACCTGCATTCCCGGCGGGAAGAACGGCTCCAGCTCGGCGATGGTGGCGCGCACTGCCTTGGCGGTATTCAGCGCGTTGGCGCCGGTCGCCAGCTTGATACCGATGGCCGAGGCCGGCATGCCGTTGTACAGAGCACTGATGGCCGAGTTCTGCTCGGCCAGCGCGACACGAGCCACATCGCCCAGACGCACCTGCGAGCCATCACCGTTTACTTTCAACAGGATCTCGCGGAACTCCTCGGGAGTCTGCAGACGCGTCTTGCCGATGATGGTCGCGCTGAGCTGCTGGCCTGGAACGGCAGGAAGGCCGCCGAACTGTCCGGCCGAAACCTGCACGTTTTGCGCGCGGATCGCATCCGCGACGTCCACCGGGGTCAGGGCGAAGTTGTTCAGCTTGGCCGGATCAAGCCAGATGCGCATCGCATATTGGGAACCAAAGACCTGGAAGTCGCCGACACCTGCGGTACGGGAGATGGGGTCCTGGATGTTGGACACGATGTAGTCCGACAGGTCGCCTCGGGTCATGCTGCCGTCGGTGGAAACCACACCGAGCACCATGAGGAAGTTACGCACGGACTTGGTCACCCGGATGCCCTGCTGCTGCACTTCCTGCGGCAGCAGCGGCGTGGCCAGCTGCAGCTTGTTCTGCACCTGGACCTGGGCAATGTCCGGGTTGGTGCCCTGGTTAAAGGTCACGGTGATCCTCATGCTGCCGTCGGAGTTACTCTCCGAGGACATGTAACGGAAGCCGTCGATGCCGTTCATCTGCTGTTCGATGACCTGCACCACGGTGTCCTGCACCGTCTGCGCGGATGCACCAGGGTAGCTGACCTGGATACCAACGGCAGGCGGGGCGATGCTGGGGTACTGGTTGACGGGCAGGCCAAGAATGGCGAGGCCGCCTGCAAGCATGATCACCAAGGCGATGACCCAGGCAAAAATGGGCCGATCGATAAAGAATCTGGACATGGGGTCGTTATCCTTGGCTCAGCCTTACTGGGCTTGTGGCTGGGCGGCGGCTACGTTGCTGGCCGGAACAGGGTTGACCTCAGCGCCTGGCGCAATGAACTGCAGGCCTTCGGTAATCAGGCGATCGCCATCGGCCAGGCCTTCGGTCACCAGCCAGCGATTGCCAACGGTACGCGCAGCCGTGACCTGGCGCAGCTCGACCTTGTTTTCATCATTGACCACCAGTGCGGTCGCCTGGCCGGTGGGGGTCCGGGTGATGCCTTGCTGCGGTGCCAGAATGGCTTCGTTCTTCACTCCGGCAAGCAGCCGCGCGTGTACGAACATGCCGGGCATCAACACCTTGTCCGGGTTCGGGAATACTGCACGCAGCACCACCGAGCCAGTTCCGGCGTCTACCGAAACCTCGGAGAACTCGAGCTTGCCCTCATGGGGATAGGCGGTGCCGTCCTCCAGCGTCAGGGTCGCTTTTGCCGCATTCTCACCGGCTTTCTGCAGGCGCCCTTCGGCCAGGTCGCGACGCAGACCGAGCAGGTCGCGCGCAGGCTGGGTGACATCGACATAGATCGGATCCAGTTGCTGGATAATCGCCATTTCCTGGGCCTGGCCGCTGTTTACCAGAGCACCTTCGGTGACCGCCGAGCGGCCGATCCGGCCGGAAATGGGCGCCAGCACCTTGGTGTAACGCACGTTGATCCGCGCGCGCTCCAGTTCCGCCTCGGCCTGCAGACTGGCTGCACGCGCTTCGTCATATGCCTGTTTGCTCACCGCCTGTTCCTTGACCAGCAAGGCATATCGATCGGCGAGCGACTTGGTCGAAGCCAGGCGGGCCTGGGCACTCTTGTAAGCCGCCTGGTAGACCGAATCATCAATCTGGTACAGCTGCTGCCCGGCCTTGACATCACTGCCCTCGGTGAACAGACGTTTCTGGATGATGCCGTCTACCTGCGGGCGCACTTCGGCGATCCGGAACGGCTGGGCGCGGCCTGGCAACTCGGTAGTCAGCGCAAAAGGCTCGGCCTTGAGCGTTACAAAGCCAACCTGTGGGGCTTGCTGGGCGGCGGGTGCCGCGGCCTCTTCCTGGCAACCAGCGAGCAGGGACGCGGCGAAGAGGGTGATCAGGGCAGCACTGGCTGGCTTGATGGACATGAAGGAGACCTCGTTGAACGGACATTGCCGGTGCAAGGACAGCAGCGGCAGACGCGAATGGCAAAGTAGCGGAAATATACTTACATTCATGCATGTCTGTAAACAAATTATCGTGCTGCCGATTCACCCAGGCAGACGCCCTGCTGTGCTGTTTCATAACGCAAAACGCCGGCTTTCGCCGGCGTTTTTTACAACTTTCCCCTTACTTGCGGACCCCTTCAACGGAGATGATCAGGTCGACGGTTTGCGAAGCCGGACCAAGATCCATCTTTATGTCGAAATCCTTCAGCTTCAGCGTTGTGGTGCCTTCGAAGCCGGCACGGTAGCCACCCCAGGGATCATCACCCTCACCGATAAATTTCGCCGCGATCACAACCGGCTTGGTCACCCCATTGAGCGTCAGATCACCGGTAATGTCAGCAGTGCCCTCGCCAGTGGATTTAACTGACGTGGACTTGAAAGTTGCCGTGGGGTGCTTGGCGACATTGAGGAAATCATCGCTACGCAGGTGCTTGTCACGCTCGGCATGGTTGGAGTCCAGGCTGGCAGTTTTCAACGTCACTTCAACCTGGCTGGCTTCCGGCTGCTCCGCATCGAAGCTGAAGGAGCCTTCGAAATCTTTGAAGGTGCCGTACAGCCAGCTGAAGCCCATGTGGCTGATCTTGAAGTTGACGAAGGCGTGTTGCCCTTCTCTGTCGATCACATAGTCGGCGGCTGCAGCCTGACCGGCAAAGATCATTGAACCCAGTGCAAGTGCGGCGAAGGTTTTCTTGAGCATGTGAGTCTCCTTTTTCAAAGTTGCTCATCAGCGCGACCGAACATCCTTCTCAGGGTCGAGTCACGGTCGATGAAGTGGTGCTTGAGAGCAGCCAGAGCATGCAGGGCGGAAAGGATCAGCACGCCCCAGGCCAGGTATTCGTGAACCAAGCCGGCAATATCGGCCTGGTTAGGAATCGAAGTAATCAGCGCGGGCACCTGGAACCAGTCGAAGACACCGATGCCACGGCCTTCTGCGGTGGAGATCAGGTAGCCGGAAATCATTACCGCGAACAAGCCCACATAAAGCAGGCCATGCCCGGTCTTGGTCGCCAGGCGGGTCATGCCTCCGTGGCTCGGCAGAGGTGCCGGACCCGTGCTGACAAAGCGCCAGACAACCCGCAGCACCATCAGACCGAACAGCAGAATGCCAACGCTTTTATGAATATCGGGGGCGGTCCGATACCAGCTGCTGTAGTAGGTCAGGCCAACCATCCAGTAACCCAGCGCGAACAACCCGACCACGGCAAGCGCAACCAGCCAGTGCATCAGAATGCTGACCAGACCGTAGTTGCTGGAGGAGTTTCGCCACTGCATGGTTGAGGTCCTGCGTAATTGAGATGGGACTAGCCTAACGATTAAATGATCGCAGCAAGGCAGATTTTTTCGCTTCAACACATCGAAACGACCGATAGGTCGGCGGGTGCCGCAGCGACTTTCTGCTAGGCTGCGCCCCTCGCTGAGCATAGTAGAAGGAGCCCCCATGAGCCTGAACGACAGCTGGATGCAGCGCGACCTCGCCGTACTCTGGCATCCCTGCACACAGATGAAGGATCACGAGCAGCTGCCGCTGATTCCCATCCGCCGCGGTGAAGGCATCTGGCTCGAAGACTTCGACGGCAAGCGCTACATCGATGCCGTCAGCTCCTGGTGGGTCAATGTGTTCGGTCACGCCAATCCCCGCATCAATCAGCGCATCAAGGACCAGCTCGACCAGCTTGAGCATGTGATGCTGGCCGGCTTCAGCCATCAGCCGGTGATCGAACTCTCCGAGCGGCTGGTAGCGCTTACCCCACCTGGGCTGGAGCGGGTGTTCTTCACCGACAACGGTTCGACCGGCATCGAAGTTTCGCTAAAAATGAGCTTTCACTATTGGCGAAACTGCGGACGGCTGACCAAGCAGCGCTTCGTCACCCTGACCAACAGCTATCACGGCGAAACCGTGGCGGCCATGTCAGTGGGCGATGTCGCACTGTTCACCGACACCTACAAGCCGCTGCTGCTGGATACCTTCAAGGTACCAAGCCCCGACTGCTACCTTCGTCCCGAAGGGGTGAGCTGGGAAGAGCACTCGCGCACCATGTTCGCGCACATGGAACAGACCCTGGCCGAGCATCATGAGGAGATCGCCGCAGTAATCGTCGAGCCCCTGATCCAGGGCGCGGGCGGCATGCGCATGTACCACCCGATCTACCTCAAGCTATTGCGCGAAGCCTGTGATCGCTATGAGGTGCACCTGATCCTTGACGAGATTGCCGTCGGCTTTGGTCGCACCGGAACGATGTTCGCCTGCGAGCAGGCAGAGATC is from Pseudomonas saudiphocaensis and encodes:
- a CDS encoding YceI family protein; this translates as MLKKTFAALALGSMIFAGQAAAADYVIDREGQHAFVNFKISHMGFSWLYGTFKDFEGSFSFDAEQPEASQVEVTLKTASLDSNHAERDKHLRSDDFLNVAKHPTATFKSTSVKSTGEGTADITGDLTLNGVTKPVVIAAKFIGEGDDPWGGYRAGFEGTTTLKLKDFDIKMDLGPASQTVDLIISVEGVRK
- a CDS encoding DEAD/DEAH box helicase, whose product is MSFASLGLSEALAGAVEAAGYTQPTPVQQRAIPAVLQGRDLMVAAQTGTGKTGGFALPVLEILFPGGHPDREHRHGPRQPRVLVLTPTRELAAQVHDSFKLYARDLPLKSAVIFGGVGMNPQVQALAKGVDVLVACPGRLLDLANQKAIDLSHVEILVLDEADRMLDMGFIHDVKKVLAKLPTKRQNLLFSATFSKDITDLASKLLHEPETIQVTPPNTTVERIEQRVFRLPASHKRALLAHLITQGAWEQVLVFTRTKHGANRLAEYLDKHGLPAVAIHGNKSQNARTKALADFKANKVRVLVATDIAARGLDIDQLPHVVNFELPNVEEDYVHRIGRTGRAGRSGEAISLVAPDEEKLLKAIERMTKQKITDGDQMGFDASTIEAEKPEVREPRQPRPPRNAERKPRAAKAAEGNGEQKERERNRRSRKPKASAQASTAANAAAPISRPPRLPSDRDPEVFLDDEIDNFGNRVDYVSPYQGKQGRGRRPGAPAQPGSAQPRAAGSRGASSGGANSGKGKRQGQAQSNRGGQPRRKNEGRRIDSDAGPRQEVAAKKERQPVIIHKESKIDRLPSIEQLDQLPTRPRGEKPALLTRNR
- a CDS encoding adenosylmethionine--8-amino-7-oxononanoate transaminase, with product MSLNDSWMQRDLAVLWHPCTQMKDHEQLPLIPIRRGEGIWLEDFDGKRYIDAVSSWWVNVFGHANPRINQRIKDQLDQLEHVMLAGFSHQPVIELSERLVALTPPGLERVFFTDNGSTGIEVSLKMSFHYWRNCGRLTKQRFVTLTNSYHGETVAAMSVGDVALFTDTYKPLLLDTFKVPSPDCYLRPEGVSWEEHSRTMFAHMEQTLAEHHEEIAAVIVEPLIQGAGGMRMYHPIYLKLLREACDRYEVHLILDEIAVGFGRTGTMFACEQAEITPDFLCLSKALTGGYLPMAAVLTTDKLYQAFYDDYSTLRAFLHSHTYTGNPLACAAALATLDIFEQDNVIEANKALAARMASATAHLADHPNVAEVRQTGMAVAIEMVADKASKTPYPWQERRGLKVYQHALERGALLRPLGSVVYFLPPYTITEEQIDFLAEVASEGIDIATRAAASVTVAPGAPVNFHDPG
- a CDS encoding efflux RND transporter permease subunit, translated to MSRFFIDRPIFAWVIALVIMLAGGLAILGLPVNQYPSIAPPAVGIQVSYPGASAQTVQDTVVQVIEQQMNGIDGFRYMSSESNSDGSMRITVTFNQGTNPDIAQVQVQNKLQLATPLLPQEVQQQGIRVTKSVRNFLMVLGVVSTDGSMTRGDLSDYIVSNIQDPISRTAGVGDFQVFGSQYAMRIWLDPAKLNNFALTPVDVADAIRAQNVQVSAGQFGGLPAVPGQQLSATIIGKTRLQTPEEFREILLKVNGDGSQVRLGDVARVALAEQNSAISALYNGMPASAIGIKLATGANALNTAKAVRATIAELEPFFPPGMQVVYPYDTSPVVSASITNVVHTLFEAIVLVFLVMYLFLQNFRATLIPTLAVPVVLLGTFGVLAAFGFSINTLTMFAMVLAIGLLVDDAIVVVENVERVMAEEGLSPAEATRKSMGQIQGALVGIGLVLSAVFVPMAFFGGSTGVIYRQFAITIASAMGLSVLVALIFTPALCATMLKPIAKGQHHAKRGFFGWFNRSFDRSVGRYENGVRRVLKRKAPFLLLYVAIVAIMGLLFTKLPTSFLPEEDQGVLFAQVQTPAGSTAERTQKTIDGVREYLLKEEGDVVNSVFTITGFNFAGRGQNSAMAFIGLKPWDQRTGEGQDVASLAQRAQERFSTFRDAMVFAFAPPAVMELGNATGFNFFLQDRAGVGHDALMAARNQFLGLASQHPMLAGVRPNGLNDEPQYRLLIDDEKARVLGVSLSEINQTLSIGWGSSYVNDFIDRGRVKRVYLQGEAHSRMNPEDLNKWFVRNNQGDMVPFSAFASGEWIYGPPKLSRYNGVSAMEILGQAAPGYSSGDAMAVVEELAQQLPEGVGISWTGLSFEERLSGDQAPALYALSLLVVFLCLAALYESWSIPFAVMLVVPLGVIGALLATMGRGLSNDVFFQVGLLTTIGLTAKNAILIVEFAKDLHEQGMSRFDAAVHACRLRLRPIIMTSLAFTLGVVPLALASGAGAGSSHAIGTGVIGGMITATVLVIFWVPLFYLLVSSMERKKAAPDEQKGDAQ
- a CDS encoding efflux RND transporter periplasmic adaptor subunit; this encodes MSIKPASAALITLFAASLLAGCQEEAAAPAAQQAPQVGFVTLKAEPFALTTELPGRAQPFRIAEVRPQVDGIIQKRLFTEGSDVKAGQQLYQIDDSVYQAAYKSAQARLASTKSLADRYALLVKEQAVSKQAYDEARAASLQAEAELERARINVRYTKVLAPISGRIGRSAVTEGALVNSGQAQEMAIIQQLDPIYVDVTQPARDLLGLRRDLAEGRLQKAGENAAKATLTLEDGTAYPHEGKLEFSEVSVDAGTGSVVLRAVFPNPDKVLMPGMFVHARLLAGVKNEAILAPQQGITRTPTGQATALVVNDENKVELRQVTAARTVGNRWLVTEGLADGDRLITEGLQFIAPGAEVNPVPASNVAAAQPQAQ
- the adeC gene encoding AdeC/AdeK/OprM family multidrug efflux complex outer membrane factor: MNKSLLTIALAAALGGCSLIPDYQRPESPVAANWPEGEAYAQQSGASQAQELAWQQFFRDPQLRQLIGIALENNRDLRVAALNVEAYRALYRIQRADLLPLVSADAGGTRSRTPGDLNQTGQSNISSQYSATLGVAWELDLFGRLSSLREQALQEFFATEAAQQSARISLIASVANAWLTLQADQALLEVSRDTLKTFEESLALTQRSFDVGVASALELSQARSSVDSARVRIEQYTRLVAQDRNALSRLLGQSVSSDLLPDGELERDQLAELPVGLPSDLLYRRPDIIRAEYQLRAANANIGAARAAFFPRISLTGAVGSASSQLSGLFDSGSDYWTFSPSISVPIFNAGQLRANRDYAEISRNIQVAQYESAIQTAFREVADGLAAQQTYARQVQAQRDLLETSEDYLRLADQRYRTGVDSYLTLLDAQRQLFNVRQQFIGDRLAQLVSEVELFKALGGGWDVQAEPAVDGEG
- a CDS encoding cytochrome b → MQWRNSSSNYGLVSILMHWLVALAVVGLFALGYWMVGLTYYSSWYRTAPDIHKSVGILLFGLMVLRVVWRFVSTGPAPLPSHGGMTRLATKTGHGLLYVGLFAVMISGYLISTAEGRGIGVFDWFQVPALITSIPNQADIAGLVHEYLAWGVLILSALHALAALKHHFIDRDSTLRRMFGRADEQL